A genomic region of Populus nigra chromosome 11, ddPopNigr1.1, whole genome shotgun sequence contains the following coding sequences:
- the LOC133668413 gene encoding uncharacterized protein LOC133668413 isoform X6 gives MPLKRSREQETPTMYKSKLQEVCQQRGWELPAYQVTKQGQDHNPLFSATVTVNATSFSSPSPSSSSKKAQSDAAKLAYDHFSLISSSSLSVSADCSGGSAGESTRLSQENPTPLSNTNPTAGKNTRQSHENPTPLSNANPTAGKNTRQSHENPTPLSKTNPTPLSNKAGAVAKTDESFGVSAGCSSGSAGENTRLSPGGKLQLNLQAANPIPLSNEAVAVGKIDESFEGCSSGSAGGNTRLSPRGKLQLNLQAANPTPLSNEAVAVGKNDENFEGCSSGSAGGNACQSPTGKLQLNLRDANPTPLSNEAVAVGKNVESFEGCSSGSAGENTRLSPGGKLQLNLQAANPTPLSNEAVALGKIDESFEGCSSGSAGENTRLSPGGKLQLNLQAANPTPLSNEAVAVGKNDESFEGCSGGSAGGNARLSPRGKLQLNLQAANPTPLSNEAVAVGKIDESFEGCSSGSAGGNARLSPRGKLQLNLQAANPPPPSNEAMAVGKNDESFGGCSSGSAGENTRLSPGGKLQLNLQDANPTPLSNEAVANAKNDEIFGGMQHLFKNQLQTYAQKRNFTLPVYSCERVGPPHASRFKCKVTVNGQTYEGREYFPTLIKAELAAAKAALMSLLSNGVEEDGFGYKSLLQELAQREGCGLPTYWTDKSGEAHVLTFVSKVEIEGEIFTGQGAKTKKQAEMSAAKIAYTALQQRYSSQSPGFLSTSSQFQEAPRSSPLSPACQSQEAVQSETPQFSVSNLRAGLTAYLQQNIQPKLPVSNEQAEEYRANSVVSNHNPSIASPGQGSCSAMASITPSPAAAISSSPKHDLTSSSLPSDSPTNLATSSSIEFTVRGIRVLIHPSGTKMAYPAGSTVLPISDDKWAAVELPPQRSR, from the exons ATGCCATTAAAAAGAAGCAGAGAGCAAGAGACGCCAACAATGTACAAATCAAAGCTTCAAGAAGTGTGCCAGCAGAGAGGATGGGAGTTGCCTGCCTATCAAGTCACTAAACAAGGACAAGATCACAACCCTCTCTTTTCAGCCACCGTCACCGTCAACGCCACCTCCTTTTCCTCTCCGTCTccctcttcttcctctaagaAAGCTCAAAGCGACGCCGCTAAACTCGCCTATGACCACTTCTCCctcatctcctcctcctccctttCTG TTTCTGCAGACTGTTCGGGTGGAAGCGCTGGGGAGAGTACTCGTCTATCTCAAGAAAATCCAACTCCCCTGTCAAATACAAATCCAACTGCTGGGAAGAATACTCGTCAATCTCATGAAAATCCAACTCCCCTGTCAAATGCAAATCCAACTGCTGGGAAGAATACTCGTCAATCTCATGAAAATCCAACTCCCCTGTCAAAAACAAATCCAACTCCCCTGTCAAATAAAGCCGGGGCAGTTGCCAAGACTGATGAGAGTTTTGGAG TTTCTGCAGGCTGTTCGAGTGGAAGCGCTGGGGAGAATACTCGTCTCTCTCCCGGAGGGAAATTGCAACTAAACCTACAAGCTGCAAATCCAATTCCCCTGTCAAATGAAGCCGTGGCAGTTGGCAAAATTGATGAGAGTTTTGAAG GCTGTTCGAGTGGAAGTGCTGGGGGGAATACTCGTCTCTCTCCCAGAGGGAAATTGCAACTAAACCTACAAGCTGCAAATCCAACTCCCCTGTCTAATGAAGCCGTGGCAGTTGGCAAAAATGATGAGAATTTTGAAG GCTGTTCGAGTGGAAGTGCTGGGGGGAATGCTTGTCAATCTCCCACAGGGAAATTGCAACTAAACCTACGTGATGCAAATCCAACTCCCCTGTCAAATGAAGCAGTAGCTGTTGGCAAAAATGTTGAGAGTTTTGAAG GCTGTTCCAGTGGAAGTGCTGGGGAGAATACTCGTCTCTCTCCTGGAGGGAAATTGCAACTAAACCTACAAGCTGCAAATCCAACTCCCCTGTCAAATGAAGCCGTGGCACTTGGCAAAATTGATGAGAGTTTTGAAG GCTGTTCGAGTGGAAGCGCTGGGGAGAATACTCGTCTCTCTCCCGGAGGGAAATTGCAACTAAACCTACAAGCTGCAAATCCAACTCCCCTGTCAAATGAAGCAGTAGCTGTTGGCAAAAATGATGAGAGTTTTGAAG GCTGTTCGGGTGGAAGTGCTGGGGGGAATGCTCGTCTATCTCCCAGAGGGAAATTGCAACTAAACCTACAAGCTGCAAATCCAACTCCCCTGTCAAATGAAGCCGTGGCAGTTGGCAAAATTGATGAGAGTTTTGAAG GCTGTTCGAGTGGAAGTGCTGGGGGGAATGCTCGTCTATCTCCCAGAGGGAAATTGCAACTAAACCTACAAGCTGCAAATCCACCTCCCCCGTCAAATGAAGCCATGGCAGTTGGCAAAAATGATGAGAGTTTTGGAG GCTGTTCCAGTGGAAGCGCTGGGGAGAATACTCGTCTATCTCCTGGAGGGAAATTGCAATTAAACCTACAAGATGCAAATCCAACTCCCCTGTCAAATGAAGCCGTGGCAAATGccaaaaatgatgaaatttttggAG GTATGCAGCACTTGTTTAAAAACCAGCTGCAAACCTATGCTCAAAAGAGAAATTTCACTCTACCTGTGTATTCTTGTGAGCGTGTGGGTCCTCCTCATGCTAGTCGCTTTAAGTGCAAGGTCACAGTAAATGGACAAACCTACGAGGGTCGAGAATATTTTCCCACATTGATTAAAGCTGAACTTGCAGCTGCAAAAGCTGCATTGATGTCATTATTGTCGAATGGAGTTGAAGAG gatGGGTTTGGCTATAAGAGTCTTTTACAAGAATTGGCTCAGAGAGAAGGTTGTGGTTTGCCAACTTATTGGACAGACAAATCTGGTGAAGCTCATGTGCTTACTTTTGTTTCAAAAGTGGAGATAGAAGGAGAGATTTTTACAGGACAAGGAGCAAAAACTAAGAAGCAAGCAGAGATGAGTGCAGCAAAGATTGCATATACAGCTCTACAACAGC GTTACTCAAGTCAGAGCCCTGGATTTCTCTCTACTTCTTCCCAATTTCAAGAAGCTCCTCGGAGCTCACCTCTCTCCCCTGCTTGCCAATCCCAAGAAGCTGTTCAGAGCGAAACTCCTCAGTTCTCAGTTTCTAACCTGCGTGCAGGTCTCACTGCTTATCTTCAACAAAACATCCAACCTAAATTGCCCGTGTCCAATGAACAAGCTGAAGAGTACAGAG CAAATTCTGTAGTTAGCAATCACAATCCCTCCATTGCATCTCCAGGGCAAGGTAGTTGTTCAGCTATGGCAAGCATCACACCTTCACCTGCCGCAGCCATCTCTTCCTCGCCTAAACATGACCTGACTTCATCTTCTTTGCCTTCAGATTCCCCCACTAATTTAGCCACAAGCTCGAGTATCGAGTTTACGGTCCGAGGGATTAGGGTTCTGATTCATCCAAGTGGGACCAAAATGGCATATCCTGCAGGCAGCACTGTGTTGCCCATCAGCGATGACAAATGGGCTGCAGTGGAGTTGCCACCTCAACGGAGTCGGTAA
- the LOC133668413 gene encoding uncharacterized protein LOC133668413 isoform X11, producing the protein MPLKRSREQETPTMYKSKLQEVCQQRGWELPAYQVTKQGQDHNPLFSATVTVNATSFSSPSPSSSSKKAQSDAAKLAYDHFSLISSSSLSVSADCSGGSAGESTRLSQENPTPLSNTNPTAGKNTRQSHENPTPLSNANPTAGKNTRQSHENPTPLSKTNPTPLSNKAGAVAKTDESFGVSAGCSSGSAGENTRLSPGGKLQLNLQAANPIPLSNEAVAVGKIDESFEGCSSGSAGGNTRLSPRGKLQLNLQAANPTPLSNEAVAVGKNDENFEGCSSGSAGGNACQSPTGKLQLNLRDANPTPLSNEAVAVGKNVESFEGCSSGSAGENTRLSPGGKLQLNLQAANPTPLSNEAVALGKIDESFEGCSSGSAGENTRLSPGGKLQLNLQAANPTPLSNEAVAVGKNDESFEGCSSGSAGGNARLSPRGKLQLNLQAANPPPPSNEAMAVGKNDESFGVSAGCSSGSAGENTRLSPGGKLQLNLQDANPTPLSNEAVANAKNDEIFGGMQHLFKNQLQTYAQKRNFTLPVYSCERVGPPHASRFKCKVTVNGQTYEGREYFPTLIKAELAAAKAALMSLLSNGVEEDGFGYKSLLQELAQREGCGLPTYWTDKSGEAHVLTFVSKVEIEGEIFTGQGAKTKKQAEMSAAKIAYTALQQRYSSQSPGFLSTSSQFQEAPRSSPLSPACQSQEAVQSETPQFSVSNLRAGLTAYLQQNIQPKLPVSNEQAEEYRAVELLAANSVVSNHNPSIASPGQGSCSAMASITPSPAAAISSSPKHDLTSSSLPSDSPTNLATSSSIEFTVRGIRVLIHPSGTKMAYPAGSTVLPISDDKWAAVELPPQRSR; encoded by the exons ATGCCATTAAAAAGAAGCAGAGAGCAAGAGACGCCAACAATGTACAAATCAAAGCTTCAAGAAGTGTGCCAGCAGAGAGGATGGGAGTTGCCTGCCTATCAAGTCACTAAACAAGGACAAGATCACAACCCTCTCTTTTCAGCCACCGTCACCGTCAACGCCACCTCCTTTTCCTCTCCGTCTccctcttcttcctctaagaAAGCTCAAAGCGACGCCGCTAAACTCGCCTATGACCACTTCTCCctcatctcctcctcctccctttCTG TTTCTGCAGACTGTTCGGGTGGAAGCGCTGGGGAGAGTACTCGTCTATCTCAAGAAAATCCAACTCCCCTGTCAAATACAAATCCAACTGCTGGGAAGAATACTCGTCAATCTCATGAAAATCCAACTCCCCTGTCAAATGCAAATCCAACTGCTGGGAAGAATACTCGTCAATCTCATGAAAATCCAACTCCCCTGTCAAAAACAAATCCAACTCCCCTGTCAAATAAAGCCGGGGCAGTTGCCAAGACTGATGAGAGTTTTGGAG TTTCTGCAGGCTGTTCGAGTGGAAGCGCTGGGGAGAATACTCGTCTCTCTCCCGGAGGGAAATTGCAACTAAACCTACAAGCTGCAAATCCAATTCCCCTGTCAAATGAAGCCGTGGCAGTTGGCAAAATTGATGAGAGTTTTGAAG GCTGTTCGAGTGGAAGTGCTGGGGGGAATACTCGTCTCTCTCCCAGAGGGAAATTGCAACTAAACCTACAAGCTGCAAATCCAACTCCCCTGTCTAATGAAGCCGTGGCAGTTGGCAAAAATGATGAGAATTTTGAAG GCTGTTCGAGTGGAAGTGCTGGGGGGAATGCTTGTCAATCTCCCACAGGGAAATTGCAACTAAACCTACGTGATGCAAATCCAACTCCCCTGTCAAATGAAGCAGTAGCTGTTGGCAAAAATGTTGAGAGTTTTGAAG GCTGTTCCAGTGGAAGTGCTGGGGAGAATACTCGTCTCTCTCCTGGAGGGAAATTGCAACTAAACCTACAAGCTGCAAATCCAACTCCCCTGTCAAATGAAGCCGTGGCACTTGGCAAAATTGATGAGAGTTTTGAAG GCTGTTCGAGTGGAAGCGCTGGGGAGAATACTCGTCTCTCTCCCGGAGGGAAATTGCAACTAAACCTACAAGCTGCAAATCCAACTCCCCTGTCAAATGAAGCAGTAGCTGTTGGCAAAAATGATGAGAGTTTTGAAG GCTGTTCGAGTGGAAGTGCTGGGGGGAATGCTCGTCTATCTCCCAGAGGGAAATTGCAACTAAACCTACAAGCTGCAAATCCACCTCCCCCGTCAAATGAAGCCATGGCAGTTGGCAAAAATGATGAGAGTTTTGGAG TTTCTGCAGGCTGTTCCAGTGGAAGCGCTGGGGAGAATACTCGTCTATCTCCTGGAGGGAAATTGCAATTAAACCTACAAGATGCAAATCCAACTCCCCTGTCAAATGAAGCCGTGGCAAATGccaaaaatgatgaaatttttggAG GTATGCAGCACTTGTTTAAAAACCAGCTGCAAACCTATGCTCAAAAGAGAAATTTCACTCTACCTGTGTATTCTTGTGAGCGTGTGGGTCCTCCTCATGCTAGTCGCTTTAAGTGCAAGGTCACAGTAAATGGACAAACCTACGAGGGTCGAGAATATTTTCCCACATTGATTAAAGCTGAACTTGCAGCTGCAAAAGCTGCATTGATGTCATTATTGTCGAATGGAGTTGAAGAG gatGGGTTTGGCTATAAGAGTCTTTTACAAGAATTGGCTCAGAGAGAAGGTTGTGGTTTGCCAACTTATTGGACAGACAAATCTGGTGAAGCTCATGTGCTTACTTTTGTTTCAAAAGTGGAGATAGAAGGAGAGATTTTTACAGGACAAGGAGCAAAAACTAAGAAGCAAGCAGAGATGAGTGCAGCAAAGATTGCATATACAGCTCTACAACAGC GTTACTCAAGTCAGAGCCCTGGATTTCTCTCTACTTCTTCCCAATTTCAAGAAGCTCCTCGGAGCTCACCTCTCTCCCCTGCTTGCCAATCCCAAGAAGCTGTTCAGAGCGAAACTCCTCAGTTCTCAGTTTCTAACCTGCGTGCAGGTCTCACTGCTTATCTTCAACAAAACATCCAACCTAAATTGCCCGTGTCCAATGAACAAGCTGAAGAGTACAGAG CTGTTGAATTGCTGGCAGCAAATTCTGTAGTTAGCAATCACAATCCCTCCATTGCATCTCCAGGGCAAGGTAGTTGTTCAGCTATGGCAAGCATCACACCTTCACCTGCCGCAGCCATCTCTTCCTCGCCTAAACATGACCTGACTTCATCTTCTTTGCCTTCAGATTCCCCCACTAATTTAGCCACAAGCTCGAGTATCGAGTTTACGGTCCGAGGGATTAGGGTTCTGATTCATCCAAGTGGGACCAAAATGGCATATCCTGCAGGCAGCACTGTGTTGCCCATCAGCGATGACAAATGGGCTGCAGTGGAGTTGCCACCTCAACGGAGTCGGTAA
- the LOC133668413 gene encoding uncharacterized protein LOC133668413 isoform X8 translates to MPLKRSREQETPTMYKSKLQEVCQQRGWELPAYQVTKQGQDHNPLFSATVTVNATSFSSPSPSSSSKKAQSDAAKLAYDHFSLISSSSLSVSADCSGGSAGESTRLSQENPTPLSNTNPTAGKNTRQSHENPTPLSNANPTAGKNTRQSHENPTPLSKTNPTPLSNKAGAVAKTDESFGVSAGCSSGSAGENTRLSPGGKLQLNLQAANPIPLSNEAVAVGKIDESFEGCSSGSAGGNTRLSPRGKLQLNLQAANPTPLSNEAVAVGKNDENFEGCSSGSAGGNACQSPTGKLQLNLRDANPTPLSNEAVAVGKNVESFEGCSSGSAGENTRLSPGGKLQLNLQAANPTPLSNEAVALGKIDESFEGCSSGSAGENTRLSPGGKLQLNLQAANPTPLSNEAVAVGKNDESFEGCSGGSAGGNARLSPRGKLQLNLQAANPTPLSNEAVAVGKIDESFEGCSSGSAGGNARLSPRGKLQLNLQAANPPPPSNEAMAVGKNDESFGVSAGCSSGSAGENTRLSPGGKLQLNLQDANPTPLSNEAVANAKNDEIFGGMQHLFKNQLQTYAQKRNFTLPVYSCERVGPPHASRFKCKVTVNGQTYEGREYFPTLIKAELAAAKAALMSLLSNGVEEDGFGYKSLLQELAQREGCGLPTYWTDKSGEAHVLTFVSKVEIEGEIFTGQGAKTKKQAEMSAAKIAYTALQQRYSSQSPGFLSTSSQFQEAPRSSPLSPACQSQEAVQSETPQFSVSNLRAGLTAYLQQNIQPKLPVSNEQAEEYRGQGSCSAMASITPSPAAAISSSPKHDLTSSSLPSDSPTNLATSSSIEFTVRGIRVLIHPSGTKMAYPAGSTVLPISDDKWAAVELPPQRSR, encoded by the exons ATGCCATTAAAAAGAAGCAGAGAGCAAGAGACGCCAACAATGTACAAATCAAAGCTTCAAGAAGTGTGCCAGCAGAGAGGATGGGAGTTGCCTGCCTATCAAGTCACTAAACAAGGACAAGATCACAACCCTCTCTTTTCAGCCACCGTCACCGTCAACGCCACCTCCTTTTCCTCTCCGTCTccctcttcttcctctaagaAAGCTCAAAGCGACGCCGCTAAACTCGCCTATGACCACTTCTCCctcatctcctcctcctccctttCTG TTTCTGCAGACTGTTCGGGTGGAAGCGCTGGGGAGAGTACTCGTCTATCTCAAGAAAATCCAACTCCCCTGTCAAATACAAATCCAACTGCTGGGAAGAATACTCGTCAATCTCATGAAAATCCAACTCCCCTGTCAAATGCAAATCCAACTGCTGGGAAGAATACTCGTCAATCTCATGAAAATCCAACTCCCCTGTCAAAAACAAATCCAACTCCCCTGTCAAATAAAGCCGGGGCAGTTGCCAAGACTGATGAGAGTTTTGGAG TTTCTGCAGGCTGTTCGAGTGGAAGCGCTGGGGAGAATACTCGTCTCTCTCCCGGAGGGAAATTGCAACTAAACCTACAAGCTGCAAATCCAATTCCCCTGTCAAATGAAGCCGTGGCAGTTGGCAAAATTGATGAGAGTTTTGAAG GCTGTTCGAGTGGAAGTGCTGGGGGGAATACTCGTCTCTCTCCCAGAGGGAAATTGCAACTAAACCTACAAGCTGCAAATCCAACTCCCCTGTCTAATGAAGCCGTGGCAGTTGGCAAAAATGATGAGAATTTTGAAG GCTGTTCGAGTGGAAGTGCTGGGGGGAATGCTTGTCAATCTCCCACAGGGAAATTGCAACTAAACCTACGTGATGCAAATCCAACTCCCCTGTCAAATGAAGCAGTAGCTGTTGGCAAAAATGTTGAGAGTTTTGAAG GCTGTTCCAGTGGAAGTGCTGGGGAGAATACTCGTCTCTCTCCTGGAGGGAAATTGCAACTAAACCTACAAGCTGCAAATCCAACTCCCCTGTCAAATGAAGCCGTGGCACTTGGCAAAATTGATGAGAGTTTTGAAG GCTGTTCGAGTGGAAGCGCTGGGGAGAATACTCGTCTCTCTCCCGGAGGGAAATTGCAACTAAACCTACAAGCTGCAAATCCAACTCCCCTGTCAAATGAAGCAGTAGCTGTTGGCAAAAATGATGAGAGTTTTGAAG GCTGTTCGGGTGGAAGTGCTGGGGGGAATGCTCGTCTATCTCCCAGAGGGAAATTGCAACTAAACCTACAAGCTGCAAATCCAACTCCCCTGTCAAATGAAGCCGTGGCAGTTGGCAAAATTGATGAGAGTTTTGAAG GCTGTTCGAGTGGAAGTGCTGGGGGGAATGCTCGTCTATCTCCCAGAGGGAAATTGCAACTAAACCTACAAGCTGCAAATCCACCTCCCCCGTCAAATGAAGCCATGGCAGTTGGCAAAAATGATGAGAGTTTTGGAG TTTCTGCAGGCTGTTCCAGTGGAAGCGCTGGGGAGAATACTCGTCTATCTCCTGGAGGGAAATTGCAATTAAACCTACAAGATGCAAATCCAACTCCCCTGTCAAATGAAGCCGTGGCAAATGccaaaaatgatgaaatttttggAG GTATGCAGCACTTGTTTAAAAACCAGCTGCAAACCTATGCTCAAAAGAGAAATTTCACTCTACCTGTGTATTCTTGTGAGCGTGTGGGTCCTCCTCATGCTAGTCGCTTTAAGTGCAAGGTCACAGTAAATGGACAAACCTACGAGGGTCGAGAATATTTTCCCACATTGATTAAAGCTGAACTTGCAGCTGCAAAAGCTGCATTGATGTCATTATTGTCGAATGGAGTTGAAGAG gatGGGTTTGGCTATAAGAGTCTTTTACAAGAATTGGCTCAGAGAGAAGGTTGTGGTTTGCCAACTTATTGGACAGACAAATCTGGTGAAGCTCATGTGCTTACTTTTGTTTCAAAAGTGGAGATAGAAGGAGAGATTTTTACAGGACAAGGAGCAAAAACTAAGAAGCAAGCAGAGATGAGTGCAGCAAAGATTGCATATACAGCTCTACAACAGC GTTACTCAAGTCAGAGCCCTGGATTTCTCTCTACTTCTTCCCAATTTCAAGAAGCTCCTCGGAGCTCACCTCTCTCCCCTGCTTGCCAATCCCAAGAAGCTGTTCAGAGCGAAACTCCTCAGTTCTCAGTTTCTAACCTGCGTGCAGGTCTCACTGCTTATCTTCAACAAAACATCCAACCTAAATTGCCCGTGTCCAATGAACAAGCTGAAGAGTACAGAG GGCAAGGTAGTTGTTCAGCTATGGCAAGCATCACACCTTCACCTGCCGCAGCCATCTCTTCCTCGCCTAAACATGACCTGACTTCATCTTCTTTGCCTTCAGATTCCCCCACTAATTTAGCCACAAGCTCGAGTATCGAGTTTACGGTCCGAGGGATTAGGGTTCTGATTCATCCAAGTGGGACCAAAATGGCATATCCTGCAGGCAGCACTGTGTTGCCCATCAGCGATGACAAATGGGCTGCAGTGGAGTTGCCACCTCAACGGAGTCGGTAA
- the LOC133668413 gene encoding uncharacterized protein LOC133668413 isoform X7, with translation MPLKRSREQETPTMYKSKLQEVCQQRGWELPAYQVTKQGQDHNPLFSATVTVNATSFSSPSPSSSSKKAQSDAAKLAYDHFSLISSSSLSVSADCSGGSAGESTRLSQENPTPLSNTNPTAGKNTRQSHENPTPLSNANPTAGKNTRQSHENPTPLSKTNPTPLSNKAGAVAKTDESFGVSAGCSSGSAGENTRLSPGGKLQLNLQAANPIPLSNEAVAVGKIDESFEGCSSGSAGGNTRLSPRGKLQLNLQAANPTPLSNEAVAVGKNDENFEGCSSGSAGGNACQSPTGKLQLNLRDANPTPLSNEAVAVGKNVESFEGCSSGSAGENTRLSPGGKLQLNLQAANPTPLSNEAVALGKIDESFEGCSSGSAGENTRLSPGGKLQLNLQAANPTPLSNEAVAVGKNDESFEGCSGGSAGGNARLSPRGKLQLNLQAANPTPLSNEAVAVGKIDESFEGCSSGSAGGNARLSPRGKLQLNLQAANPPPPSNEAMAVGKNDESFGVSAGCSSGSAGENTRLSPGGKLQLNLQDANPTPLSNEAVANAKNDEIFGGMQHLFKNQLQTYAQKRNFTLPVYSCERVGPPHASRFKCKVTVNGQTYEGREYFPTLIKAELAAAKAALMSLLSNGVEEDGFGYKSLLQELAQREGCGLPTYWTDKSGEAHVLTFVSKVEIEGEIFTGQGAKTKKQAEMSAAKIAYTALQQRYSSQSPGFLSTSSQFQEAPRSSPLSPACQSQEAVQSETPQFSVSNLRAGLTAYLQQNIQPKLPVSNEQAEEYRVSNHNPSIASPGQGSCSAMASITPSPAAAISSSPKHDLTSSSLPSDSPTNLATSSSIEFTVRGIRVLIHPSGTKMAYPAGSTVLPISDDKWAAVELPPQRSR, from the exons ATGCCATTAAAAAGAAGCAGAGAGCAAGAGACGCCAACAATGTACAAATCAAAGCTTCAAGAAGTGTGCCAGCAGAGAGGATGGGAGTTGCCTGCCTATCAAGTCACTAAACAAGGACAAGATCACAACCCTCTCTTTTCAGCCACCGTCACCGTCAACGCCACCTCCTTTTCCTCTCCGTCTccctcttcttcctctaagaAAGCTCAAAGCGACGCCGCTAAACTCGCCTATGACCACTTCTCCctcatctcctcctcctccctttCTG TTTCTGCAGACTGTTCGGGTGGAAGCGCTGGGGAGAGTACTCGTCTATCTCAAGAAAATCCAACTCCCCTGTCAAATACAAATCCAACTGCTGGGAAGAATACTCGTCAATCTCATGAAAATCCAACTCCCCTGTCAAATGCAAATCCAACTGCTGGGAAGAATACTCGTCAATCTCATGAAAATCCAACTCCCCTGTCAAAAACAAATCCAACTCCCCTGTCAAATAAAGCCGGGGCAGTTGCCAAGACTGATGAGAGTTTTGGAG TTTCTGCAGGCTGTTCGAGTGGAAGCGCTGGGGAGAATACTCGTCTCTCTCCCGGAGGGAAATTGCAACTAAACCTACAAGCTGCAAATCCAATTCCCCTGTCAAATGAAGCCGTGGCAGTTGGCAAAATTGATGAGAGTTTTGAAG GCTGTTCGAGTGGAAGTGCTGGGGGGAATACTCGTCTCTCTCCCAGAGGGAAATTGCAACTAAACCTACAAGCTGCAAATCCAACTCCCCTGTCTAATGAAGCCGTGGCAGTTGGCAAAAATGATGAGAATTTTGAAG GCTGTTCGAGTGGAAGTGCTGGGGGGAATGCTTGTCAATCTCCCACAGGGAAATTGCAACTAAACCTACGTGATGCAAATCCAACTCCCCTGTCAAATGAAGCAGTAGCTGTTGGCAAAAATGTTGAGAGTTTTGAAG GCTGTTCCAGTGGAAGTGCTGGGGAGAATACTCGTCTCTCTCCTGGAGGGAAATTGCAACTAAACCTACAAGCTGCAAATCCAACTCCCCTGTCAAATGAAGCCGTGGCACTTGGCAAAATTGATGAGAGTTTTGAAG GCTGTTCGAGTGGAAGCGCTGGGGAGAATACTCGTCTCTCTCCCGGAGGGAAATTGCAACTAAACCTACAAGCTGCAAATCCAACTCCCCTGTCAAATGAAGCAGTAGCTGTTGGCAAAAATGATGAGAGTTTTGAAG GCTGTTCGGGTGGAAGTGCTGGGGGGAATGCTCGTCTATCTCCCAGAGGGAAATTGCAACTAAACCTACAAGCTGCAAATCCAACTCCCCTGTCAAATGAAGCCGTGGCAGTTGGCAAAATTGATGAGAGTTTTGAAG GCTGTTCGAGTGGAAGTGCTGGGGGGAATGCTCGTCTATCTCCCAGAGGGAAATTGCAACTAAACCTACAAGCTGCAAATCCACCTCCCCCGTCAAATGAAGCCATGGCAGTTGGCAAAAATGATGAGAGTTTTGGAG TTTCTGCAGGCTGTTCCAGTGGAAGCGCTGGGGAGAATACTCGTCTATCTCCTGGAGGGAAATTGCAATTAAACCTACAAGATGCAAATCCAACTCCCCTGTCAAATGAAGCCGTGGCAAATGccaaaaatgatgaaatttttggAG GTATGCAGCACTTGTTTAAAAACCAGCTGCAAACCTATGCTCAAAAGAGAAATTTCACTCTACCTGTGTATTCTTGTGAGCGTGTGGGTCCTCCTCATGCTAGTCGCTTTAAGTGCAAGGTCACAGTAAATGGACAAACCTACGAGGGTCGAGAATATTTTCCCACATTGATTAAAGCTGAACTTGCAGCTGCAAAAGCTGCATTGATGTCATTATTGTCGAATGGAGTTGAAGAG gatGGGTTTGGCTATAAGAGTCTTTTACAAGAATTGGCTCAGAGAGAAGGTTGTGGTTTGCCAACTTATTGGACAGACAAATCTGGTGAAGCTCATGTGCTTACTTTTGTTTCAAAAGTGGAGATAGAAGGAGAGATTTTTACAGGACAAGGAGCAAAAACTAAGAAGCAAGCAGAGATGAGTGCAGCAAAGATTGCATATACAGCTCTACAACAGC GTTACTCAAGTCAGAGCCCTGGATTTCTCTCTACTTCTTCCCAATTTCAAGAAGCTCCTCGGAGCTCACCTCTCTCCCCTGCTTGCCAATCCCAAGAAGCTGTTCAGAGCGAAACTCCTCAGTTCTCAGTTTCTAACCTGCGTGCAGGTCTCACTGCTTATCTTCAACAAAACATCCAACCTAAATTGCCCGTGTCCAATGAACAAGCTGAAGAGTACAGAG TTAGCAATCACAATCCCTCCATTGCATCTCCAGGGCAAGGTAGTTGTTCAGCTATGGCAAGCATCACACCTTCACCTGCCGCAGCCATCTCTTCCTCGCCTAAACATGACCTGACTTCATCTTCTTTGCCTTCAGATTCCCCCACTAATTTAGCCACAAGCTCGAGTATCGAGTTTACGGTCCGAGGGATTAGGGTTCTGATTCATCCAAGTGGGACCAAAATGGCATATCCTGCAGGCAGCACTGTGTTGCCCATCAGCGATGACAAATGGGCTGCAGTGGAGTTGCCACCTCAACGGAGTCGGTAA